The following is a genomic window from Chryseobacterium ginsenosidimutans.
CCCGATCACAAGATTTTCCTCCCCCAACTCTGAAATATATCCTGCCATACTTGCATTAAGAAGAATAATTTTCTTAAAAGGAATTTGATTTTGTTTAAAATCATAGGTAAAATTTCCCGATTTTAGATGTAAAACTCCATTTTGCTCTTTGTATTGAACAAGATTTGAGATCGAAGTAGATTCTGAAGATGAAATTTTTTGTTCTCTTTTACAAGCGGTTAGAGTCAAAAACGCGATTAACAGTAAAATTCTTGGTTTCATCTTTCAAAGAAAAGAAAAAAGTGCTATATTTGCAAACCTTTAATAACGGCCTCGTGGCGCAACTGAATAGCGCATCTGATTACGGCTCAGAAGGTTACAGGTTTGAATCCTGTCGAGGTCACAAGACCGACATTTGAAGATTTTACTCTCTTATGTCGGTTTTTTTTATTTCCTAAACCACTGTTATACTGATAGATACATTGGGCAACAATATTCATTTTAGGTGTTTGAAAACTTTTTCCGTCAAATTCAACTTTTTTGGGAAATATCAAACACCCTATCGTCCTTTTTGTCATCAGATCGCCCTGCTGGTAAAGGTTTGCGAGATTTTCCATTGAATCGAGTGCGTTTTCTATTTTTGTCCTGATGTCAAGTTCCTTGCTTTCTGAGACGATGTGTTGAATCTCCTGCTCCAGTTGTTCAATTTGTGATCTTGTAATACTTTTGATCTCTTTATAATCTTCTTCATCTAATTTATCCGCAAGATATTTGTCTCTCGCACTCGCAACTTTTTCATTAAGTAAATTGATCTCTTTGGAGATCGACTTTCTTTTCGCTTCGATATCGTAAGTGAACTGTTTATAATTATCCAAAAGGATCTCTTTCATAAGATCTTTGATGATCGGATTATATTCCAATTTTGAAATTTCCAGCTCAAACAGTTCATTCAACTTCTCAGAATCAAATCTGAACCCGCACTTGTAATGGCAATGATAATAGTAGTACGTTTTAGCTTTACCCTTAGCACCGCTTGCTGTGAGATTTTTGCCACACTTTGGACAGGTTAAAAGACCACGTAGCGGAAAACGTTCATTACCAGCATCCTCCCTCCGGGACCCTCAACTTTCCTTCTTTTGTCCATGACCTTTTGGACCTGATAAAACAACCTTTCACTGACCAATGCCTCGTGTTTCCCTTCAATATAGTAAGCCTCTTCCTGTTTATAGTCTTCAATATAGATTTTACCGCAGTAAACAGGATTTCTCATGGCTTTGGCAAATGCACTTCTCCCCATCAATATTCCATCTCTCTTGTTCATCTGAAGTCTTACATGGTCAGCAGGAATATGGCCTTTAGCCAACTCATTAAAAGCCCATCTAATGTTTGAAGCCTCAGGTTCTTTGATCGCGATATACTTTTTACCATCTTCGTGGGCTCTGTTGATATAGCCATAAGGGGCAATACCCATTAGCCTACCTTCTTTTTTTGCTCTCCGCATACCGTGAAACGTATTCAGTGCTCTTCTGTCATTTTCAACTTCCGGAGTAGAAAGATAAATGGCCAACATCAGCTTATTTTCAGGAACAGACATATCCAAAGGCTGTTCAATGGCTTGAGGGATAATATGATTTTTGTGGAGAAGGCTGATCATCTGATAGGCGTCGCCCGTATTACGGCTGAACCGATCCCATTTTGTAAATAGGACAAGACTGCTTTTGTGATTTCTTTTTCTTATTTCAATCAGGTACTTCTTCCATTCCGGACGTTCAAAGCTTTTGGCTGAGTGGTCTTCGTAAATGACCTTATTGATTGAAATATTATTATTTGCGCAATATCTGCGCAATCTCTCATCCTGATCTCTTTGGGAATAGCCTTTTTCGGCCTGTTCATCGGTGGAAACTCTTATGTATAGATCTGCTATAATCATTGTAATGATGATTTCGTTAAAATTTGTTTTAATGCTTGCAACTGAAAGAAATTGTTACGGTAGAAATTCATCATTCTAATATGGTACTAAAATACAAATAATCAGTCAGATGTAAAATATTCTTTAAGCGTTAATTTCACAATGATATATAAAAAGTCCATAATCTCTTCTGACTGCTCGTGGTCAATATCATAACCAGCCTTTTTCAATACAGCCAAAGCCTTTTCAGGTGGAATCTTCTTTAATTCGATTGATGGGATATATTGATCGATTTTTGATCGTGATGTTGATTCTTTCGTTATTTTAACCTTCTTCATAACAATTTATTGAGGACTTGCTCTCAATAATTGTAATTTAAAAAGCAGAATACTGTATGTTTAGTACATTGCTGCAAAAGTCTGTTTTTGGCAATTGATTACAAACATTAGCAATCCTTAATTCATTGTAATAAAGATTTATCCAATTAATATGGCATAAAAAAAATACAATGAATGGGATTCTGTAGATGACTTTTCTACAGAATTAAGAGATTTGGTAAAAAGACGTAATTATTGAACTGAAGAACATCAATCATTTATTAAAAGAGTTTTGGGATAAGTACTGGATTAAATAAAACTTAAATACTTCCATCTTTCGAACGGCACAGATATTTTTATTTCAGCTGAATTTCTTACCCAATCTGTTTTTTCAGTTCTTCCTTACTTGGAAGAATGGCCTTATATTCTTTGGCAAAGATGGTATTGTTGTTTTCCGGAAGTGTAAATTCTATTACCGTTTTGTTTTCTTCCTTACAGAGAATGATACCGATTGTCGGGTTTTCTTCTGTCAGCTTCACTTTTCTGTCATAGTAGTTGACATACATTTGCATTTGCCCAATATCCTGATGGGTCAATTTACCGATCTTCAGATCGAACAGTACAAAGCATTTAAGCAGGCGGTTATAAAAAACAAGGTCGACAAAAAAACTGTCACCTTCGAAAGTGAACCTGCGTTGCCTCCCCTCAAACAGGAAACCCTTGCCTAATTCCAACATAAAATGCTCCAGCTTGTTGATAATCTCTGTTTCCAGATCACTCTCCGAGTAGCGGTGATCTTGTTTTAGATCAAGGAATTCCAAAACATAATGACTTTTGAGCAGGTCTGTGGGCTTCTCGACAATTTGACCTTTTTGTGCCAATTGTTTTATATCGTCTTTATCCTTGCTCAGAGCCAATCTTTCGTATAATGCAGAATTAAATTGCCGGGTAAGTTCTCTGACACTCCAATTGTTTTCAGTCGCCTCTATTTCGTAAAAATTTCTCTCATTCTCATCGTCAATTTTCATCAGCTGAATGTAATGAGACCAGGACAATGTAAATACAGAATTACGAGACAGTGTTTCATAATTTGGATCTTCCACAGAAATACGAGACAGTGTTTCGTATTTTCCGGAAGTACCGTTCATTTCCTGAGAAATTCTCTTTTGGAACATCAGATAAAATTTCCTCATCCACTGAAGATTGTCAACCGAGTATCCTCTTCCGAATTCTTCTATCAGCTGTTTACTAAGATTTTTAAGCGTCTCCTTTGAATATTCAGCTCTATCTCTCCCACTTTGTTCATCCTCAACAATCATTTCACCTATTTGAAAATAGGTCATTATCATCGTCATATTAATATTTCGGACGATTTTACTTTTTGCATTTTCAATTAAATGCTTAACAGAGCTGTAAAGATTGGACGACAATGGATGCATAATTACAAATTTAGCATTATTTCTTTTTGCAAACCATCAAGATATCCTGTCAATTATCATTTTTGACACATACCCAAGTGACTGACTTCATTTGACAGCCATTGGCTTTCGGAGGAGCACAAAAATATAGCTTAAGAAATATCCTGACTTTTAAAAATGGATCAGGTGTAATTTGGATTTATTGAATGATTATTTTTTCATAATCAACCGGTAAAAAGGCAGCTAAGGTAGAGCGTCCAGCCACGTCGTTCCGAGCCAAAAGACTACGGCATAAACGGTTTCCTCCCTGAAGGTACCCTCCAATTATTCCGTTTCCTTTTGGCTTTCAGCATTGACCGCTTTGATTATCTGCTTTCTTTTTTCCGGTTTTTCTTTTGAAAATATTCAGCGAAGCCTGAAAGGCTTTTAGGGGATGGGTCGGAGAAGAGATTGAGAACAAATCAAAATGTACAATCTTTAAAACCTACGATTATGAACATTATCGGAAGACTGACAAGGGATGCGGAAGTCCGCAAACTGTCAAATGAAAAACAGGTAGTCAATTTCTCAATTGCTACGAATGACAATTATCGCAACAAGCAAAGCG
Proteins encoded in this region:
- a CDS encoding PDDEXK nuclease domain-containing protein, translated to MHPLSSNLYSSVKHLIENAKSKIVRNINMTMIMTYFQIGEMIVEDEQSGRDRAEYSKETLKNLSKQLIEEFGRGYSVDNLQWMRKFYLMFQKRISQEMNGTSGKYETLSRISVEDPNYETLSRNSVFTLSWSHYIQLMKIDDENERNFYEIEATENNWSVRELTRQFNSALYERLALSKDKDDIKQLAQKGQIVEKPTDLLKSHYVLEFLDLKQDHRYSESDLETEIINKLEHFMLELGKGFLFEGRQRRFTFEGDSFFVDLVFYNRLLKCFVLFDLKIGKLTHQDIGQMQMYVNYYDRKVKLTEENPTIGIILCKEENKTVIEFTLPENNNTIFAKEYKAILPSKEELKKQIG
- a CDS encoding recombinase family protein, which encodes MIIADLYIRVSTDEQAEKGYSQRDQDERLRRYCANNNISINKVIYEDHSAKSFERPEWKKYLIEIRKRNHKSSLVLFTKWDRFSRNTGDAYQMISLLHKNHIIPQAIEQPLDMSVPENKLMLAIYLSTPEVENDRRALNTFHGMRRAKKEGRLMGIAPYGYINRAHEDGKKYIAIKEPEASNIRWAFNELAKGHIPADHVRLQMNKRDGILMGRSAFAKAMRNPVYCGKIYIEDYKQEEAYYIEGKHEALVSERLFYQVQKVMDKRRKVEGPGGRMLVMNVFRYVVF